CAAGATCGACATCCGCATCGTTCGAATCTTCAACACCTACGGGCCACGCATGGCGATTGACGATGGCAGGGTGGTCTCCAGCTTCTGCGCGGCCGCGATTCGCGGCCAGGAACTCGAGGTTTACGGCGACGGCAGGCAGACGCGCTCCTTCGCCTATGTCGATGATACGGTCGAGGCATTGGTACGGATGATGGAACAGGAGGAACAGATTGGGCCGGTCAACATCGGCAACCCCGACGAGGTGACCATCCTCGAGCTGGCCTCGCTGGCCATCGAACTGGCGGGCAGTTCTTCCAAGCTCAAGATCCTTCCCGCGCGACCGGATGATCCAGTGCGACGGAAGCCTGACATCTCCCTCGCCAGAAAACTGCTTACATGGGAGCCTCGCGTTCCGCTTAACAGCGGACTCCGCAAGACCCTCGATCATATGCGCACCGAATTGGGCATGATCGCTACCTGATGGCAGCCGCTCTTATCACCGGAGCGTCAAGCGGGCTGGGCGAGGAATTCGCGCTGCAACTTGCTCGCGCGAAGTGCAAGCTGGTGTTGGTCGCACGCCGTGAGGATCGCCTGCGTGATGTCGCCGAACGAGCGAAGAAGGCCGGCGCGCCGAGTGCGACAATCATCTGTTCAAACCTCGGTCGTAGCGACGCTGCTCACGAAATCCACCGGCAGGTTACCGGCGCCGGCATCGCGGTGGACTATCTGGTAAACAATGCCGGTTTCGGCACGCACGGCAACTTTGCTCAGGTCCCCCTCGATCGGGAGATTGAGCAGATAAATCTGAACGTCAGCGCGCTGGTCGCGCTCACGCGACTGTTTCTACCCGGGATGGTTGCTGCTAAACGTGGACATATCATCAACGTAGCCTCGACGGCGGCGTTCCAGCCGGTCCCCTGGATGGCGACCTATGCCGCTACCAAAGCCTTTGTCTTGAGTTTCTCTGAGGCGCTCTCGTCCGAGTTACAGGGCACCGGGGTCACGGTTCTCGCCCTTTGCCCCGGGCCCACGCGTACCGAGTTCCAGCAGGTCGCAGGGGTCGAGGACTCCGGCGTTCCGTCCTTCGCCTACATGGATGCGGCAACCGTGGTCCGGCAGGGAATTGACTCGGCCAAGCGCGGAAAAGCCCTTAGGATCAACGGCTTTGTCAATTCGCTGATGGCCCAATCAACTCGTTTTGCGCCGCGCGCTCTGGTGCGCCGGATTGCCGGTGCGATGTTCCGGGGAGATGCCTGATGGTCCACTTGCGCAGACTGTGCTGGGGCGCGAAGATCGGCTAAAGCTGCAAAGTCCGGTAAATCAAATGCGCAAGACGACCCTGATTCCGCGAATGGTCGTGCTGGGCGGATTTGCGGTTGGGATCTGCGCCTGCTCAACCCAGCCCCCGCCCGAACCACCGCCGGCCCCGCTGCCCGTAGTAGCGGCGCCCCCGCCACTACCCGCCGCCACGAGCCCCGATCAGGACTGGAATATCTTTCCCGATCCGACGACCGGAACGATCGACATTTATCACAAGGGCGAGTACCTCGGCGCCATCGACGGCAGCGAGCCCAAGGAGCAGGATCCGCCTCTCCCACACAAACCGGACCGGCCACCTTCCGACGAGTGACTCAATCTCTCAGCAGGTTTCGCGCAATTACCACGCGCTGAATCTGAGAAGTGCCCTCGTAAATCTGCAGCAGCTTCGCGTCGCGCATCAGCTTTTCGACCGGATACTCCTTCATGTAGCCGTAACCACCGAAAATCTGCACCGCGTCCGTTGCGATCTTCATGCACGCGTCGGCGCTGAAGGCCTTCGCGTAACTGGAAGTAACATTCGGACTCTGGCCCTGGTCCACCAGCCACGCGGCCTTGTAGGTCAACAGGCGCATCGCTTCGATCTCGATTGCCATATCCGCCATCATGAATTGGATCGCCTGGAAATTGGCGATCGGCTGGCCAAACGCGTTGCGCTGCTTGGAGTATTTG
This region of Candidatus Binataceae bacterium genomic DNA includes:
- a CDS encoding SDR family oxidoreductase, with amino-acid sequence MAAALITGASSGLGEEFALQLARAKCKLVLVARREDRLRDVAERAKKAGAPSATIICSNLGRSDAAHEIHRQVTGAGIAVDYLVNNAGFGTHGNFAQVPLDREIEQINLNVSALVALTRLFLPGMVAAKRGHIINVASTAAFQPVPWMATYAATKAFVLSFSEALSSELQGTGVTVLALCPGPTRTEFQQVAGVEDSGVPSFAYMDAATVVRQGIDSAKRGKALRINGFVNSLMAQSTRFAPRALVRRIAGAMFRGDA